From Paenibacillus physcomitrellae, the proteins below share one genomic window:
- a CDS encoding GDSL-type esterase/lipase family protein, with protein sequence MSYQYTAIGDSLTTGFGALPGNGFVPVYRRMAEVRLREFVAYNNLGVNGLTSSELNQRVSRNPSFRQALKEADMITISIGGNDLIKASKAAQAQPSNTSRILRGALQECKQNFSSIISEVYRLKSGYGKPHIIRVVGLYNPYPRIGEATDWVQQFNRYAAQYSNQVYGFANIYPDFAGRERELLFLDHLHPNGRGYRTIAEHLNALGYGRLG encoded by the coding sequence ATGAGTTATCAATATACGGCAATCGGCGATTCGCTGACGACCGGCTTCGGGGCGCTGCCCGGAAACGGGTTTGTCCCCGTTTACCGGCGGATGGCGGAGGTCAGACTGCGGGAATTTGTCGCATACAACAATCTGGGAGTAAACGGATTGACCAGTTCGGAGCTGAACCAACGGGTGAGCCGAAATCCGTCATTCAGACAGGCGCTTAAAGAGGCCGATATGATTACGATCTCCATAGGAGGCAACGACCTGATCAAGGCATCCAAAGCCGCACAGGCACAGCCCTCGAATACGTCGCGGATCTTGCGCGGGGCCTTGCAGGAGTGCAAACAGAATTTTTCCAGTATCATAAGCGAAGTGTACCGTTTGAAATCCGGATATGGAAAACCTCATATCATCCGTGTGGTAGGCCTTTATAATCCTTATCCGAGGATTGGCGAGGCGACGGACTGGGTTCAGCAGTTTAACCGCTATGCGGCCCAGTACAGCAATCAGGTCTACGGTTTTGCCAACATTTATCCGGATTTCGCCGGACGGGAGAGAGAACTGCTGTTTCTGGACCATCTCCATCCGAACGGAAGAGGATACCGGACGATTGCCGAGCATCTGAACGCTTTGGGTTATGGAAGATTGGGATAG
- a CDS encoding RICIN domain-containing protein, translating into MRKQGKWFSLLTLFTLLIALTPLTSANAAGEWNLVWSDEFDGTSLNTNNWKAEIGTGSGGWGNNELEYYTDRPQNLQVTGGNLVITAQKEAYGGMNYTSARIKTQGLKSFTYGKIEARIKLPSGQGLWPAFWMLGSNIDTVGWPKSGEIDIMERVNNNASVNGTVHWDANGHADYGQASGSLDFSQYHVYSVEWDANYIRWFVDGNPYNEFYIANNTGNTEEFQKPFFILLNLAVGGNWPGSPNSSTAFPAQMQVDYVRVYQQSSAPAPSPIVSGGIYTIASKASGKVLDVKDVSTASGAKIQQWTNFTAPNQQFRVDSTGDGYYKLTAIHSGKVLDVPSASTASGVQLQQWDDNGSDAQRWRIVDAGGGYFKLVSKVSGLVLDVASASTADGAAVQQYTDNGTDAQRWFFTKVN; encoded by the coding sequence ATGAGGAAACAAGGAAAATGGTTCAGCCTGTTGACCCTGTTTACACTTCTGATTGCACTGACTCCGCTCACAAGCGCTAATGCAGCCGGAGAATGGAACCTGGTGTGGAGCGATGAATTTGACGGAACTTCTCTCAATACGAATAACTGGAAGGCAGAAATCGGGACCGGCAGCGGCGGATGGGGGAACAACGAGCTGGAATATTATACGGACCGGCCTCAGAATTTGCAGGTGACAGGCGGCAATCTGGTGATCACCGCCCAGAAGGAAGCTTATGGCGGTATGAACTATACTTCGGCCCGGATCAAAACTCAGGGACTGAAGAGCTTTACTTATGGGAAAATTGAAGCCCGAATCAAACTTCCATCCGGGCAAGGTCTTTGGCCTGCCTTCTGGATGCTGGGCTCCAATATTGATACCGTAGGCTGGCCAAAAAGCGGTGAAATTGACATCATGGAGCGGGTCAACAATAACGCTTCCGTGAATGGAACCGTGCATTGGGACGCCAATGGTCATGCCGATTATGGCCAAGCCTCCGGAAGCCTGGACTTCTCGCAGTATCATGTATACAGCGTCGAATGGGATGCAAACTATATCCGCTGGTTTGTAGACGGCAATCCATATAACGAATTCTATATTGCCAATAACACGGGTAATACGGAAGAATTTCAGAAGCCGTTCTTTATTCTTCTGAACCTGGCAGTAGGCGGAAATTGGCCGGGCAGCCCGAACAGTTCAACGGCATTTCCTGCGCAAATGCAGGTCGATTATGTGCGGGTTTATCAGCAATCCTCGGCCCCGGCTCCTTCGCCTATTGTCAGCGGGGGCATCTATACGATCGCTTCCAAAGCGAGCGGCAAAGTGCTTGACGTGAAGGACGTCTCCACGGCAAGCGGCGCCAAAATCCAGCAGTGGACTAACTTTACGGCTCCAAACCAACAATTCCGTGTCGACAGCACCGGTGACGGCTATTATAAGTTGACCGCTATTCACAGCGGAAAGGTGCTGGATGTGCCAAGCGCTTCAACAGCCAGCGGAGTGCAGCTCCAGCAGTGGGATGACAATGGCTCCGATGCGCAAAGGTGGAGAATTGTGGACGCCGGGGGCGGTTATTTTAAACTGGTATCCAAGGTCAGCGGTCTCGTCCTGGATGTAGCCAGCGCCTCCACGGCGGATGGGGCGGCCGTCCAGCAGTACACGGATAACGGCACAGACGCGCAGCGTTGGTTTTTTACAAAAGTAAATTAA
- a CDS encoding HPr family phosphocarrier protein, with the protein MIKQPVTVRLKTGLHARPAALFVQEANKYSSEIFVEKDDKKVNAKSIMGIMSLAISTGTEIYISAEGADAEQAANALVTLVSKEELENQ; encoded by the coding sequence ATGATCAAACAACCGGTAACTGTTCGATTGAAGACAGGGCTTCACGCCCGACCGGCTGCGCTTTTCGTACAGGAAGCGAATAAATATTCGTCTGAAATCTTCGTGGAGAAAGACGACAAGAAAGTAAACGCCAAGAGTATCATGGGGATCATGAGCCTTGCGATCAGTACAGGTACTGAAATTTACATTAGTGCTGAAGGCGCGGATGCGGAACAGGCTGCAAACGCTTTAGTGACTCTTGTTAGCAAGGAAGAGCTGGAGAACCAATAA
- a CDS encoding PdaC/SigV domain-containing protein → MTDMKVTDMNRNHNRNHRKWSGALLAAALLVGTSAGSVQLASAASASASNSNSKSALAAPAASKTQASIHLMLNGKPLAQKALAGLEGTLIPLGALRDSLGFKVTYDAKTKTYQLVRGNLTVQLAPTTFGTVGVSINGATQFPNYEWINKQGLNYVSVHLLTDNLGYRTEWNNATKTVNLLPFQLNSLKVTANTLNQSDKVTNIQIQYPVISGLANTEVQEQINKIFKDRADAYVQDSLKRSKDLGLGPQGAKNEFDMYYTVTYNRNGYLSFRMLNYDYTGGAHGMSYLEGFTFRLSDGKQVELTDLLKANPDFVEAIDAKVGAKLNNDPGYFGGFKTVGDKPGFYLKDDGLVTFFQLYEYLPYAAGFPEYYLPFSSLLPKGADPLTAEADK, encoded by the coding sequence ATGACCGACATGAAAGTGACCGACATGAACAGGAACCACAATAGGAATCATAGAAAATGGAGCGGCGCTTTGCTGGCTGCGGCCCTGCTGGTGGGGACAAGCGCAGGTTCGGTACAGCTCGCGTCAGCGGCTTCAGCCTCAGCCTCGAACTCGAACTCGAAGTCTGCTCTGGCAGCTCCGGCAGCGTCCAAAACGCAGGCCTCCATCCATCTGATGCTAAACGGTAAACCTCTTGCGCAAAAAGCATTGGCGGGACTAGAGGGAACATTGATTCCGCTTGGGGCCCTCCGGGACAGCCTGGGCTTTAAGGTGACCTATGACGCCAAGACGAAAACCTATCAGCTCGTCCGGGGGAATCTGACCGTCCAGCTTGCTCCGACGACTTTCGGAACGGTGGGCGTCAGCATAAACGGGGCCACGCAATTTCCGAATTACGAATGGATCAATAAGCAGGGGCTTAATTATGTGTCCGTGCATTTGCTGACGGATAATCTGGGCTACCGCACAGAATGGAACAACGCGACTAAAACCGTAAATCTCTTACCTTTCCAATTAAACAGCCTGAAAGTAACGGCGAACACCTTGAACCAATCAGATAAAGTAACGAATATTCAAATTCAGTATCCGGTAATCAGCGGGCTCGCGAATACTGAGGTTCAAGAGCAGATCAATAAGATCTTTAAAGATCGGGCGGATGCTTATGTGCAGGATTCCCTGAAACGTTCAAAGGATCTCGGCCTTGGACCGCAAGGTGCTAAAAATGAATTCGATATGTATTACACTGTCACCTATAACCGTAACGGATATCTCAGCTTCCGTATGCTGAACTATGATTACACAGGCGGCGCGCACGGAATGAGTTATCTGGAAGGATTCACCTTCCGTCTGAGTGATGGCAAACAGGTTGAGCTTACAGATCTTCTGAAAGCTAACCCCGACTTTGTGGAAGCTATTGATGCCAAGGTAGGGGCCAAACTGAACAACGATCCCGGCTACTTCGGCGGCTTTAAAACCGTAGGAGACAAACCGGGTTTCTACCTGAAGGACGATGGCCTCGTAACCTTCTTCCAGCTTTATGAGTATCTGCCTTATGCGGCCGGCTTCCCGGAATATTATCTTCCTTTCTCATCGCTGCTGCCCAAAGGGGCAGACCCGCTTACTGCAGAAGCTGACAAATGA
- the whiA gene encoding DNA-binding protein WhiA, with protein sequence MSFAAQTKKELTMVEAEPCCEQAELSALIRMNGAVSVSNKKVILDISTENAAIARRIYSLIKKHFDVHTELLVRKKMRLKKNNVYIVRIPARVQEILKELRIVSEGFMFMDEIHPDLIQDDCCKGAYLRGAFLAGGSVNNPEGSSYHLEIASMYEEHCQALVNLAAEFHLNARCIERKKGFIFYIKEGERIIEFLSLIGAHQALFKFEDVRIMRDMRNSVNRIVNCETANLNKTIGAAVRQIENIKLLQREIGLDNLPDKLREVAEVRLAYPDMNLKEVGELLKGGVSKSGVNHRLRKIDEMADKIRQG encoded by the coding sequence TTGTCCTTTGCGGCACAAACCAAAAAAGAATTGACCATGGTCGAGGCGGAGCCCTGCTGCGAACAGGCTGAGCTGTCAGCCCTGATTCGGATGAATGGCGCGGTTTCGGTTTCGAACAAGAAGGTCATTTTGGATATATCTACGGAAAATGCCGCGATCGCGAGGCGGATTTACTCTTTGATCAAGAAGCATTTTGATGTGCACACAGAGCTGCTGGTTCGCAAGAAGATGCGGCTGAAGAAAAATAATGTATACATTGTCCGTATTCCGGCCCGGGTTCAGGAAATACTTAAAGAGCTGAGGATCGTTTCGGAAGGATTCATGTTCATGGACGAAATTCATCCGGATCTGATCCAGGATGACTGCTGTAAGGGGGCCTACTTGCGTGGCGCTTTCCTTGCGGGAGGGTCCGTCAACAATCCGGAGGGCTCCTCGTACCATCTGGAGATTGCCTCCATGTATGAAGAGCACTGTCAGGCGCTGGTTAACCTTGCGGCTGAGTTCCATCTGAACGCCCGGTGCATCGAGAGGAAGAAGGGCTTTATTTTCTACATCAAGGAAGGCGAAAGGATCATTGAGTTTCTAAGCCTGATCGGGGCACATCAAGCCTTGTTCAAGTTCGAGGACGTCCGAATTATGCGGGATATGCGCAACTCCGTCAACCGGATCGTCAATTGCGAAACGGCCAATCTCAACAAAACGATTGGAGCGGCCGTGCGGCAAATTGAAAATATTAAACTGCTGCAGCGCGAAATCGGTCTCGATAATCTTCCGGATAAGCTGCGGGAGGTCGCTGAGGTAAGACTGGCTTATCCCGATATGAACCTGAAAGAAGTAGGCGAACTTCTAAAGGGCGGAGTCAGCAAATCCGGTGTGAATCACCGTTTGCGGAAGATTGACGAGATGGCCGATAAAATTCGCCAAGGCTAA
- a CDS encoding gluconeogenesis factor YvcK family protein — MGGGTGLSVMLRGLKQKPLDITAIVTVADDGGSSGILRNELQMPPPGDIRNVLTALADVEPLMSDMLSYRFPAGSGGLAGHSLGNLILAAITDISGDFVTAVRELSRVFAVSGRVLPAADQAVILHAEMEDGSIVTGESKIPEAQGRIKRLFLEPEQVEPLPEAVQAIKEADAILIGPGSLYTSILPNLLVPKLAEAVLNNTKAIKIFVCNVMTQPGETDGYTVSDHLQAVYDHVGHHLIDYVIVNDGEIPLHVQDVYAEKGAKPVQLDYDVLTSRGYKVIADTLVLFRRYLRHDADKLSEHIWSLVQNWMLRKR; from the coding sequence ATGGGCGGCGGAACAGGATTGTCCGTCATGCTGCGGGGGCTGAAGCAGAAGCCGCTCGACATTACGGCCATCGTAACCGTAGCCGATGACGGCGGCAGTTCTGGTATTCTGAGAAATGAACTGCAGATGCCGCCGCCGGGCGACATCCGCAACGTGTTAACGGCGCTTGCCGATGTCGAGCCGCTGATGTCCGATATGCTCAGCTACCGCTTTCCAGCAGGCTCGGGAGGGCTGGCCGGGCACAGCCTCGGCAATCTGATTTTGGCGGCCATCACCGATATTTCCGGTGATTTCGTAACGGCTGTGCGCGAGCTTAGCCGTGTCTTTGCCGTCAGCGGGCGCGTATTGCCTGCCGCGGATCAGGCTGTTATCCTCCATGCGGAGATGGAGGACGGAAGTATCGTAACCGGCGAGTCCAAGATTCCGGAGGCGCAGGGGAGGATCAAACGTCTTTTCCTCGAACCGGAACAGGTGGAGCCGTTGCCTGAGGCTGTCCAGGCGATCAAGGAAGCGGACGCGATCCTGATTGGTCCCGGAAGCTTGTATACGAGCATTTTGCCGAACCTGCTTGTCCCTAAGCTGGCTGAAGCGGTGCTGAATAATACGAAGGCGATTAAAATTTTTGTCTGCAACGTCATGACCCAGCCTGGAGAAACCGACGGGTATACGGTCAGTGACCATTTGCAGGCCGTTTATGATCATGTAGGCCATCATTTGATCGATTATGTCATTGTGAACGATGGAGAGATCCCGCTGCATGTACAGGATGTCTACGCCGAGAAAGGCGCCAAACCCGTTCAACTCGACTATGATGTGCTGACCAGCAGAGGTTATAAGGTGATTGCCGATACGCTTGTGCTGTTCCGCCGTTATTTGCGTCACGATGCGGATAAATTAAGCGAGCATATTTGGTCCCTGGTCCAAAACTGGATGTTAAGAAAGAGGTGA
- a CDS encoding SIMPL domain-containing protein has product MNIWAKRLGAVALAGGLLAGGSAVGTLINPTTPAYAADSESQQNTITVTGSGEVSVKPDVAYLSLGVETTAATAKDAQSKNAASLQKLTALLKDTWKISASDIQTSQFYVQPNYTYNDKEGQKVNGYTAYHTLRVKYKDLDKIGQLLDAASSAGANRIDNVTFTVDNPDQYQEQVITKAMANAGVKAGIIAKAAGRSLGVVVNVVQNDGGYTPIVKQGESFLANASAADSAASTSIETGELTVNTTLTVQYSMK; this is encoded by the coding sequence ATGAATATTTGGGCTAAGAGATTGGGAGCAGTAGCTTTGGCGGGAGGATTGCTTGCAGGAGGCTCGGCTGTGGGTACACTGATTAATCCGACTACTCCCGCTTATGCGGCGGACAGTGAGTCCCAGCAGAACACGATTACCGTGACGGGAAGCGGCGAAGTATCGGTGAAACCGGATGTGGCTTATCTGTCGCTGGGTGTAGAGACAACGGCGGCTACGGCCAAAGATGCCCAGTCTAAAAATGCGGCAAGCCTGCAGAAGCTTACTGCTCTGCTGAAGGACACATGGAAGATCAGCGCATCCGATATCCAGACCAGCCAGTTCTATGTACAGCCGAACTATACGTACAATGACAAAGAAGGACAAAAGGTCAACGGATATACGGCTTATCACACCCTGCGGGTGAAGTATAAAGACCTGGACAAGATCGGGCAGCTGCTGGATGCGGCCTCCAGTGCCGGTGCCAACCGGATCGATAACGTTACGTTTACGGTAGACAATCCGGATCAATACCAGGAGCAGGTCATTACGAAGGCCATGGCCAATGCCGGCGTTAAAGCGGGTATTATTGCAAAAGCGGCCGGACGCAGCCTTGGTGTTGTAGTCAACGTCGTGCAGAATGACGGCGGATATACGCCGATCGTCAAACAAGGCGAGTCGTTCCTTGCGAATGCTTCCGCCGCCGACAGCGCGGCCAGCACCTCCATTGAAACCGGAGAGTTGACTGTAAATACAACTCTGACGGTTCAATATTCGATGAAATAA
- a CDS encoding TetR/AcrR family transcriptional regulator, with amino-acid sequence MNGFEEKAAPNGFEQRTAKIRTKILQTTFALLQNGPYKKLKITDIAKAAGVSQVTIYNYFGSKEVLLREAFKDRAMTSMDEFETFMEAGHSFRETMDYVLRNKQNTYSLVSSSLVEDLIAQDPEISRFIENEYKERAFPLMIRLIERGKQSGEVSSSVSLPVFIAYLQMFISNSKQLLEASKNSGDAEKFNSELTELFFYGLCGKK; translated from the coding sequence ATGAACGGCTTTGAAGAAAAGGCAGCCCCAAACGGCTTTGAACAACGAACGGCCAAAATCAGAACAAAGATTTTACAAACTACGTTTGCCCTGCTGCAGAACGGGCCCTACAAAAAACTGAAAATCACCGACATTGCCAAAGCAGCCGGCGTGTCCCAGGTCACGATCTATAATTATTTCGGCAGTAAGGAAGTTTTGCTGCGGGAGGCCTTTAAAGACCGCGCGATGACCTCAATGGATGAATTTGAAACCTTTATGGAGGCCGGACATTCCTTCCGGGAAACGATGGATTATGTCCTCCGAAACAAACAAAACACCTACTCACTGGTCTCCTCGAGCCTGGTTGAGGATTTGATCGCCCAGGATCCGGAAATCAGCCGCTTCATTGAAAACGAATATAAGGAAAGAGCTTTTCCGCTCATGATCCGATTGATTGAACGCGGCAAGCAAAGCGGGGAAGTATCGTCCAGCGTCAGTCTGCCCGTGTTCATCGCCTACCTGCAAATGTTCATTTCGAACTCCAAACAGCTGCTGGAAGCCTCGAAAAATTCCGGAGATGCCGAGAAGTTTAATTCGGAGTTAACGGAGCTTTTTTTCTATGGCTTATGCGGAAAAAAATAA
- a CDS encoding ABC transporter ATP-binding protein has product MLAVQHLTKVFAGGKGIHDITFDVQPGEVFGFLGPNGAGKSTTIRHIMGFMKPEQGSCTIKGMDTWKSRERVQQLVGYLPGEIAFFEGMTGKGFLDFMADMKHLKDHSRRQELIGRFQFDDRTPIRKMSKGMKQKVGIVAAFMHRPEVIILDEPTSGLDPLMQRLFIELVLEEKERGTTFLMSSHSFPEIERTCDRAAIIKDGKLVGVKNMHELRTMQRKWIDITFADADSAVKFSASGLDIQNTNRSRVVVAVQGGDYPAVLKELAKYPVVNLEIAAQNLEDIFMDYYDAGKEAAK; this is encoded by the coding sequence ATGTTGGCCGTACAGCATTTGACGAAAGTATTTGCAGGAGGAAAGGGAATTCACGACATCACGTTTGATGTCCAGCCTGGCGAGGTATTTGGTTTCCTGGGGCCGAACGGGGCCGGGAAATCGACGACGATCCGCCATATTATGGGGTTTATGAAGCCGGAACAAGGCTCCTGCACCATTAAGGGGATGGATACGTGGAAAAGCCGGGAGAGGGTCCAGCAGTTGGTCGGCTATCTGCCGGGGGAGATCGCTTTTTTTGAGGGGATGACCGGTAAAGGTTTCCTTGATTTCATGGCGGACATGAAACATCTGAAGGACCACAGCCGCAGACAGGAGCTGATCGGGCGGTTTCAATTCGATGATCGTACCCCAATCCGCAAAATGTCCAAAGGAATGAAGCAGAAGGTAGGTATCGTTGCGGCTTTTATGCACCGGCCCGAGGTGATCATCCTGGATGAACCTACGTCAGGTCTGGATCCTCTGATGCAGCGTCTCTTTATTGAACTGGTACTGGAAGAGAAGGAGCGGGGTACCACTTTCCTGATGTCTTCCCACAGCTTTCCTGAAATTGAAAGAACGTGCGACCGGGCGGCGATCATCAAAGACGGCAAACTGGTCGGCGTTAAAAATATGCATGAGCTGCGGACGATGCAGCGGAAGTGGATCGATATTACGTTTGCGGATGCGGATTCGGCCGTAAAGTTCTCGGCATCCGGCCTGGATATTCAAAACACCAACCGCAGCAGGGTTGTAGTGGCGGTGCAGGGGGGCGACTACCCGGCTGTCCTTAAGGAGCTGGCGAAGTACCCGGTCGTCAATCTGGAGATTGCGGCACAGAATCTGGAGGATATATTTATGGATTATTACGACGCGGGTAAGGAGGCGGCGAAATGA
- the clpP gene encoding ATP-dependent Clp endopeptidase proteolytic subunit ClpP → MSYIPMVVEQSNRGERAYDIYSRLLKDRIIFLGSQVNDVVANSIIAQMLFLDAEEPGKDIHLYINSPGGSITAGMAIYDTMQFIKSDVSTICVGMAASMGAFLLNAGAKGKRYALPNSEVMIHQPLGGAEGQATDIEIRARRILKMRDSLNKILAERTGQPLERIEKDTDRDYFMTAAEAKEYGLIDKVIEKVNSEGV, encoded by the coding sequence GTGAGTTATATTCCTATGGTCGTCGAACAAAGTAACCGCGGAGAGCGTGCTTACGACATTTATTCCAGATTGCTCAAAGACCGGATCATTTTCCTTGGCTCCCAAGTGAACGATGTTGTAGCCAACTCCATTATCGCGCAAATGCTGTTCCTGGATGCCGAAGAGCCTGGCAAGGACATTCACCTTTACATTAACAGTCCTGGCGGTTCCATTACGGCAGGTATGGCGATTTACGATACGATGCAGTTCATCAAATCCGACGTCTCCACCATCTGCGTGGGCATGGCCGCTTCCATGGGTGCTTTCCTGCTGAATGCCGGAGCGAAAGGCAAACGTTACGCACTGCCGAACAGTGAAGTCATGATTCACCAGCCGCTGGGCGGAGCCGAAGGCCAAGCTACGGATATCGAAATCCGTGCCCGCCGCATCCTGAAGATGCGGGACAGCTTGAACAAGATCCTGGCGGAGCGCACAGGTCAACCTTTGGAACGCATCGAAAAAGACACCGACCGCGACTATTTCATGACCGCGGCGGAAGCCAAAGAATACGGCCTGATCGACAAAGTGATCGAGAAAGTGAATTCGGAAGGCGTATAA
- a CDS encoding ABC transporter permease subunit, whose product MNGVLYKRMLGIKLKGLLQYAIGAAFYMLLMLGVYPSIAGNNSAVDEVIRSLPEGVSRAFGLGSGFGSVDAFISGEFYGLIMLVLLGVFTVQLSGTLMSRLIDQGSMAYLLSAPTTRGKIAWAQALVLVTGLLLVVGVTTLAGFAGYDWLIGGRYSFDGTAFVWMNVQAFLLFFALGGLSFLISSLSNEEKRAKGISGTVVFLFYTFDLLAKLSESLDWMKWLTPFSLYRPSDIVAGGGHLLLSGVVLFALGVLCYAAAVMSFTRRDLPL is encoded by the coding sequence ATGAACGGGGTATTGTATAAAAGAATGCTGGGCATCAAGCTCAAGGGGCTTTTGCAGTATGCGATCGGCGCCGCTTTTTATATGCTGCTTATGCTTGGCGTTTATCCCAGCATAGCCGGCAATAATTCGGCGGTCGATGAGGTGATCCGCTCCCTGCCGGAGGGGGTTTCGCGGGCGTTTGGCCTGGGCAGCGGCTTCGGCAGCGTGGATGCCTTTATATCCGGCGAGTTCTACGGGCTGATCATGCTGGTGCTGCTCGGCGTCTTTACCGTCCAGCTGTCAGGTACGCTGATGAGCCGCCTTATCGATCAGGGATCGATGGCTTATCTGTTATCCGCTCCTACAACGCGTGGGAAAATCGCCTGGGCGCAGGCTTTGGTGCTCGTCACCGGTCTCCTGCTGGTGGTGGGCGTCACGACGTTAGCGGGGTTCGCCGGTTATGACTGGCTGATCGGCGGAAGATACTCTTTTGACGGGACCGCTTTTGTCTGGATGAACGTGCAGGCCTTCCTGCTCTTTTTTGCGCTTGGCGGATTGTCTTTTCTGATCTCCAGTTTAAGCAATGAAGAGAAGAGGGCGAAAGGGATCTCCGGAACGGTTGTCTTTTTGTTCTATACCTTTGATCTGTTAGCCAAGCTGAGCGAAAGTCTGGACTGGATGAAGTGGCTGACCCCGTTTTCCCTGTACCGTCCAAGCGACATTGTCGCCGGAGGAGGACATTTGCTGCTGTCAGGCGTGGTTTTGTTCGCCTTGGGCGTCCTTTGTTATGCGGCTGCTGTCATGAGCTTTACAAGGAGAGACCTGCCGCTTTAA
- a CDS encoding sugar-binding transcriptional regulator: MRDLLEIQKQLLPDLMDVLKKRYLILNQIMLEEVIGRRTLALSLNMTERVLRAETDLLKAQGLIEIENVGMRISEAGRQLLEQMKPFAKELLGLSEMEKKIRDTYGLRKVVVVPGDCEAAETAKRELGRAGARALLEVIGENDVVAVTGGSTLAVMAEQLTPPSAPIKGSWFVPARGGLGESLEIQANTIASGMAKRVGAEYRLLHVPDLLGREAYESLVHDHNIQEIVSLIRKARIVVHGIGDAMEMARRRKLDAEMVEELARDGAIAESFGYYFNEQGSVVHKMLTLGLRLEDIKSTETIIGIAGGRSKAQAIHAVLKFGQEDILITDEAAAEEIIKAL, encoded by the coding sequence TTGCGAGATTTGTTGGAGATCCAAAAGCAGCTTCTGCCTGATCTCATGGACGTTCTCAAGAAGAGATATCTGATCCTGAACCAGATCATGCTTGAAGAAGTCATCGGAAGGCGCACACTGGCGCTCTCCCTGAATATGACGGAACGCGTATTGCGCGCGGAAACCGATCTCCTTAAAGCTCAAGGTCTTATTGAAATCGAGAATGTGGGCATGAGAATCAGTGAAGCTGGCCGCCAGCTGCTGGAACAGATGAAGCCGTTCGCGAAAGAACTGCTGGGGCTGTCCGAGATGGAGAAGAAGATCCGCGACACCTACGGATTACGCAAAGTGGTTGTGGTGCCAGGCGACTGTGAAGCGGCTGAAACCGCCAAACGCGAGCTGGGCCGCGCAGGAGCAAGGGCTTTGCTTGAGGTGATTGGGGAGAATGACGTGGTTGCCGTAACCGGCGGTTCAACGCTGGCCGTTATGGCTGAGCAGCTTACACCCCCGTCCGCACCTATTAAAGGAAGCTGGTTTGTACCGGCCCGCGGAGGTCTGGGCGAAAGCCTGGAGATCCAGGCCAACACGATTGCTTCCGGCATGGCGAAACGGGTCGGCGCCGAATACCGGCTGCTGCATGTTCCTGATCTGCTTGGCCGGGAAGCTTATGAATCCCTTGTCCATGATCACAACATTCAAGAGATCGTAAGCCTGATCCGCAAGGCGCGAATCGTGGTGCACGGCATCGGAGACGCTATGGAGATGGCGCGCAGGCGCAAGCTGGATGCGGAGATGGTGGAAGAGCTCGCGAGAGACGGGGCCATTGCCGAGTCCTTCGGTTATTATTTTAACGAGCAGGGTTCCGTAGTTCATAAGATGTTAACTTTGGGTTTAAGGCTCGAGGACATCAAGTCTACGGAGACGATCATCGGTATCGCAGGCGGGCGCAGCAAAGCGCAGGCCATTCATGCCGTGCTGAAATTCGGGCAGGAGGATATCCTGATCACGGATGAGGCGGCAGCCGAAGAGATCATTAAAGCTTTGTAG